Proteins encoded by one window of Cyprinus carpio isolate SPL01 chromosome B6, ASM1834038v1, whole genome shotgun sequence:
- the kbtbd12 gene encoding kelch repeat and BTB domain-containing protein 12: MDLRAKHGLTLLEQLNRMRGAEQLTDVVLVAEGVSFPCHRAVLSAFSPYFRVMFTCGLRECTNRQVVLRDMPAPSLALLLEYMYSSNLPLTAANVQGISVAAFLLQMDDVFSRCHIYMIDNMDASNCLGIYYYARDLGAEELADQAQRYLRQHFTEVCLGEEVLELEAHQLGALLGSDDLNVSREESILDVVMRWVKYCPGAIGSEEENRARHLPELLKKVRLPLVGADYLKGTLKRNTALLADAECLQIIEEAVQAASLDLDGPPRRLKLRYGMETTDLLLCIGNDGGGIRSRYGSYTERSFCYAPKTGRTLFITSPRYGDALGYVFAGVVTERNDIIVAGELGARRMSRQKDRNVEIFMYNKEAQGSWKHLSSAEYRDSYALGSLGENLYLIGGQMKLKNQFLITNSVERWSLQGGPWRSAAPLPMPLAYHSVVRMKGRLYVLGGRTPQSYRTDDEPDRMSNRLLEYDPETNKWSELGPMKYSKYRCSAVTLNGEIYVLGGIGCEGVDRGQSRHCLHVLEIYNPDGDFWRDGPPLPWPLLSLRSNASNAGVVDGKLYVCGYYKGADRHDTITKDILQLDPWENVWTVVAKQALMHDSYDVCLVANLNPRGLMPPPADLVEE, from the exons atggattTGAGAGCCAAGCATGGTTTGACGCTGTTGGAACAGCTAAATCGAATGCGGGGTGCTGAACAGTTAACAGATGTGGTTCTAGTCGCTGAAGGTGTTAGCTTCCCATGCCACCGTGCGGTGCTTTCCGCCTTCAGTCCCTACTTCCGTGTAATGTTCACCTGTGGCCTACGTGAGTGCACCAACCGTCAGGTGGTGTTAAGAGACATGCCGGCCCCAAGCCTGGCCCTTCTGCTGGAATACATGTACAGCTCCAATCTTCCACTCACCGCAGCCAATGTGCAGGGAATCTCTGTTGCCGCTTTTCTTCTACAGATGGATGATGTTTTCAGTCGTTGTCATATCTACATGATCGACAACATGGATGCTTCCAATTGCCTTGGCATCTATTATTACGCCCGTGATCTAGGGGCGGAAGAGTTGGCCGACCAGGCTCAGCGCTATCTGCGACAGCACTTCACTGAAGTGTGCCTTGGGGAGGAAGTGCTGGAGTTGGAGGCACACCAGTTAGGGGCATTATTGGGCTCAGACGATCTCAATGTTTCACGGGAAGAGAGCATTTTGGATGTGGTGATGCGCTGGGTGAAGTACTGTCCAGGGGCTATAGGCTCAGAGGAAGAGAACCGGGCCAGGCACCTTCCAGAACTCTTAAAGAAGGTACGTCTTCCACTGGTGGGTGCAGATTACTTGAAGGGCACTTTGAAACGGAACACGGCACTTCTAGCTGATGCCGAATGTCTTCAGATAATAGAAGAGGCAGTTCAAGCAGCGAGCTTGGATTTAGATGGTCCACCCCGTCGACTGAAGTTGCGCTATGGCATGGAGACCACAGACCTCCTGCTCTGCATTGGTAATGATGGCGGAGGCATTCGCTCACGTTATGGAAGCTACACAGAGCGTAGCTTCTGTTATGCTCCCAAAACAGGAAGGACCCTTTTCATCACCTCCCCAAGATATGGTGATGCACTTGGATATGTCTTTGCTGGGGTGGTGACTGAGAGGAATGACATTATTGTTGCAGGAGAGCTGGGAGCAAGAAGGATGtcaagacagaaagacagaaatgtCGAGATTTTCAT GTACAACAAGGAGGCTCAAGGATCCTGGAAACACTTGAGCTCAGCAGAGTATCGTGATTCTTACGCATTGGGCTCTTTGGGAGAAAACCTCTACCTGATTGGGGGTCAAATGAAGCTGAAGAACCAGTTCCTCATCACCAACAGTGTTGAGCGCTGGTCTCTACAGGGTGGACCATGGCGTAGCGCTGCTCCTCTGCCCATGCCACTGGCCTATCACAGCGTAGTTCGGATGAAGGGCCGCCTGTATGTGCTCGGTGGACGGACGCCACAG TCATACCGCACAGATGACGAGCCTGACCGTATGAGTAATCGCCTGCTTGAGTATGACCCAGAAACCAACAAATGGAGTGAACTTGGCCCtatgaaatattcaaaatacCGTTGCAGTGCAGTCACACTCAATGGGGAAATCTATGTACTGG GTGGTATTGGGTGTGAAGGTGTGGATCGTGGCCAATCACGTCACTGCCTTCATGTATTGGAGATCTACAACCCTGATGGGGATTTCTGGAGGGATGGTCCTCCTTTACCTTGGCCTCTCCTATCACTTCGCAGCAATGCATCAAATGCTGGTGTTGTTGATGGAAAACTTTATGTCTGTGGATACTACAAAGGAGCAg ATCGTCATGATACCATCACTAAAGACATCCTGCAGTTGGATCCCTGGGAAAATGTATGGACTGTGGTGGCAAAGCAGGCTCTGATGCATGACAGTTATGATGTGTGCTTGGTGGCAAATCTGAATCCTCGTGGACTCATGCCCCCTCCTGCTGACTTGGTAGAGGAATGA